A genome region from Ctenopharyngodon idella isolate HZGC_01 chromosome 5, HZGC01, whole genome shotgun sequence includes the following:
- the LOC127513616 gene encoding uncharacterized protein LOC127513616 → MAVSEKLIQTVYAYPVLYNVSLHDYRSSERRVNAWREVAASVGLSVVECKRRWKTIRDRYIRERRLCKLKKEEGGRRLHYWPHRESLSFLDAHIRKRKRPSEAEALEDLDDADGSAHDSPEESLDESSGGDSKSSLEKKAKPGGKFPLNAAEPKHQIKPAIAAQLNPLSQLPLSIVTQLAPVKQLAVVTGLPPGLKVSQASGSASPQPAVVTNAAPALLTPSASPSDLSGQTAEKEPLKSCEKAERAFDEDELFLLSYVPALKRLTPQKRAAVKMQIQQIMFDAEFKDE, encoded by the exons ATGGCCGTGAGTGAGAAACTGATCCAAACCGTCTACGCTTACCCGGTGCTCTACAACGTGTCGCTGCACGATTATCGCAGTTCAGAGCGGAGGGTGAACGCGTGGAGGGAGGTCGCCGCGTCCGTCGGTCTCTCCG TGGTGGAATGCAAGAGAAGATGGAAGACCATCAGGGACAGATACATCCGAGAGAGGAGACTGTGCAAGCTGAAGAAGGAAGAAGGCGGCCGGCGCTTGCATTACTGGCCGCACAGAGAAAGCCTCTCGTTTCTGGACGCTCATATCAGAAAGAGGAAGCGTCCCAGCGAAGCAGAGGCTCTGGAGGACCTGGACGACGCAGACGGAAGCGCTCACGACTCGCCCGAGGAGTCGCTCGACGAGTCCAGCGGTGGCGATTCAAAGTCCAGCCTTGAAAAGAAAGCAAAGCCCGGTGGCAAGTTTCCTCTGAACGCGGCGGAGCCGAAGCATCAGATCAAGCCGGCGATCGCGGCTCAGTTGAATCCCTTGTCGCAGCTGCCGTTGTCTATCGTCACTCAGCTCGCCCCCGTCAAACAGCTGGCGGTCGTCACCGGTCTGCCTCCGGGACTGAAGGTGTCGCAGGCGTCCGGTTCAGCTTCACCGCAGCCGGCCGTCGTGACGAACGCAGCTCCCGCGCTGCTGACGCCGTCGGCCTCACCCAGCGACCTCAGCGGCCAGACGGCGGAGAAAGAGCCGCTGAAGAGCTGCGAGAAAGCCGAGCGAGCGTTTGACGAGGACGAGTTGTTTCTCTTGAGTTACGTCCCTGCCCTCAAAAGACTGACGCCGCAGAAAAGAGCTGCGGTCAAAATGCAGATCCAGCAGATCATGTTTGACGCAGAGTTCAAAGACGAATGA
- the LOC127513295 gene encoding E3 ubiquitin-protein ligase RNF185-like, with product MASAAANESSASAAAAANGQTAGENGGSGGGGSTQDSTFECNICLDTSKDAVISLCGHLFCWPCLHQWLETRPNRQVCPVCKAGISRDKVIPLYGRGSTGQQDPRERTPPRPQGQRPEPENRGGFQGFGFGDGGFQMSFGIGAFPFGIFATAFNINDGRPPPAAPGTPQHTDEQFLSRLFLFVALLIMFWLLIA from the exons ATGGCCAGTGCAGCGGCCAATGAGAGTTcagcatcagcagcagcagcagcgaaTGGACAGACGGCAGGAGAGAATGGCGGCAGTGGCGGCGGCGGCAGCACTCAGGACAGCACGTTTGAGTGTAACATCTGTCTGGACACATCTAAAGACGCCGTCATCAGTCTGTGTGGTCATCTCTTCTG CTGGCCATGTTTGCATCAA TGGTTAGAAACCAGGCCGAACAGACAGGTGTGTCCCGTGTGTAAAGCAGGCATCAGCCGAGACAAAGTGATCCCGCTGTACGGCAGAGGCAGCACAGGTCAACAAGACCCCAG AGAGCGAACTCCTCCACGACCACAAGGACAGCGGCCGGAACCGGAGAATCGTGGC GGATTTCAAGGCTTTGGCTTCGGAGATGGAGGCTTCCAGATGTCTTTCGGTATTGGGGCTTTTCCTTTCGGGATCTTTGCCACGGCGTTCAATATCAATGACGGAAGACCACCTccag CGGCTCCAGGAACCCCTCAGCACACGGACGAGCAGTTCCTGTCCCGCCTCTTCCTGTTTGTGGCGCTGCTCATCATGTTTTGGCTGCTTATTGCTTGA
- the LOC127513294 gene encoding uncharacterized protein LOC127513294 produces MAVSEKLIQTVYAYPVLYNVSLHDYRSSERRVNAWREVAASVGLSVVECKRRWKTIRDRYIRERRLCKLKKEEGGRRLHYWPHRESLSFLDAHIRKRKRPSEAEALEDLDDADGSAHDSPEESLDESSGGDSKSSLEKKAKPGGKFPLNAAEPKHQIKPAIAAQLNPLSQLPLSIVTQLAPVKQLAVVTGLPPGLKVSQASGSASPQPAVVTNAAPALLTPSASPSDLSGQTAEKEPLKSCEKAERAFDEDELFLLSYVPALKRLTPQKRAAVKMQIQQIMFDAEFKDE; encoded by the exons ATGGCCGTGAGTGAGAAACTGATCCAAACCGTCTACGCTTACCCGGTGCTCTACAACGTGTCGCTGCACGATTATCGCAGTTCAGAGCGGAGGGTGAACGCGTGGAGGGAGGTCGCCGCGTCCGTCGGTCTCTCCG TGGTGGAATGCAAGAGAAGATGGAAGACCATCAGGGACAGATACATCCGAGAGAGGAGACTGTGCAAGCTGAAGAAGGAAGAAGGCGGCCGGCGCTTGCATTACTGGCCGCACAGAGAAAGCCTCTCGTTTCTGGACGCTCATATCAGAAAGAGGAAGCGTCCCAGCGAAGCAGAGGCTCTGGAGGACCTGGACGACGCGGACGGAAGCGCTCACGACTCGCCCGAGGAGTCGCTCGACGAGTCCAGCGGTGGCGATTCAAAGTCCAGCCTTGAAAAGAAAGCAAAGCCCGGTGGCAAGTTTCCTCTGAACGCGGCGGAGCCGAAGCATCAGATCAAGCCGGCGATCGCGGCTCAGTTGAATCCCTTGTCGCAGCTGCCGTTGTCTATCGTCACTCAGCTCGCCCCCGTCAAACAGCTGGCGGTCGTCACCGGTCTGCCTCCGGGACTGAAGGTGTCGCAGGCGTCCGGTTCAGCTTCACCGCAGCCGGCCGTCGTGACGAACGCAGCTCCTGCGCTGCTGACGCCGTCGGCCTCACCCAGCGACCTCAGCGGCCAGACGGCGGAGAAAGAGCCGCTGAAGAGCTGCGAGAAAGCCGAGCGAGCGTTTGACGAGGACGAGTTGTTTCTCTTGAGTTACGTCCCTGCCCTCAAAAGACTGACGCCGCAGAAAAGAGCTGCGGTCAAAATGCAGATCCAGCAGATCATGTTTGACGCAGAGTTCAAAGACGAATGA